A genomic window from Nicotiana sylvestris chromosome 11, ASM39365v2, whole genome shotgun sequence includes:
- the LOC104247390 gene encoding putative pentatricopeptide repeat-containing protein At5g59900, whose translation MNPSLRRSRPLSGHIFRRTISTSPNNQENEQNFISTLNEIVRSKRSWNIALNSSISTKLKPHHVEQILIFTLDDSRLALRFFNFLGLHKNFHHSNASFCILVHSLVQSNLYWPATSLLQTLLQRKQNPSFVFGNLLDTYKRFNFYHSLGFDLLTQCYVQDKRVIDSVLIVRLMMENSLVPELRTLSTVLNGLIRIRRFDLVLQLFDKAVTLGIELDEYVYTAVLKSLCELKDFEKAKGMMKWVEGNGSKLSIILYNILIHGLCKGGRVWEAVEIKNSLGCKGLNADVITYCSLILGLCKVSEFQLGRSLVDEMLGLGLVPREAVVSSVVDGLRRGGDCVAAYRLVDMVEKVGVMPNLFVYNALLNSLCKDGKLDEAESLFGRMENKGLCPNSITYSIMIDFFCKRGKLDGALSLYNRMLDNEVELTVYPYNSLINGHCKAGKCSAAESILNEMIDKGLNPTVVTYTSLIDGYCKEREVHKAFRLYHEMTGKGISPNTFTFTALISGFCRASMMTEASKLFDEMVKMNITPNEITYNVLIEGHCKDGNTARAFELLDEMVEKGLVPDTYTYRPLITGLCAKGRVSEAKEFVDDLQKQSHYLNEMCFSALLRGYCEEGRLKDALNTTDEMAEKGINMDLVCYGVLIYGTLKHHDMNYLVKILKEMHNRGLKPDEVMYTSMLDAYGKFGDLKKAFRCWDIMVSEGCIPNIVTYTVMINNLCKAGLVDKAESFYKEMLAQGLIPNQFTYSCFLDHLAGEGYMVEAKQLHDAMLKGYLANTVTYNIIIRGLCRLDQIQEAINVLLEMKNNGISPDCISYSTIIYEFCRRGDLSGATGLWESMLTNGLKPDMVAYNLLIYGCCIAGEMSKAFELRDEMIRSGLKVSHATYASLVPGT comes from the coding sequence ATGAACCCTTCCCTTCGGCGGAGCAGGCCACTCTCCGGCCACATTTTCCGGCGAACTATATCCACATCACCCAACAACCAAGAAAACGAACAAAACTTCATTTCAACTCTAAACGAAATCGTTCGGAGCAAACGGAGCTGGAACATAGCATTAAACAGCTCCATTTCCACAAAACTAAAACCCCATCACGTTGAGCAAATTCTCATTTTTACCCTTGATGATTCAAGGTTGGCTTTACGCTTCTTCAATTTTCTTGGCCTACACAAGAACTTTCACCATTCAAATGCatctttttgtattttagtaCATTCTTTAGTTCAGTCCAATCTTTATTGGCCTGCCACTTCACTTTTACAAACCCTTTTGCAAAGAAAACAAAACCCAAGTTTTGTTTTTGGTAATTTGTTAGATACTTATAAAAGATTCAATTTTTATCACTCTTTGGGGTTTGATTTGTTGACCCAATGTTATGTTCAGGATAAGAGAGTAATTGATTCTGTTTTAATTGTTAGGCTTATGATGGAGAATTCATTAGTACCAGAATTAAGGACTTTAAGCACTGTGTTAAATGGGTTGATTAGAATTAGACGGTTCGATTTGGTTTTGCAGTTATTTGATAAAGCAGTGACTTTAGGTATTGAGCTTGATGAGTATGTTTATACAGCTGTGCTTAAGAGTTTATGTGAGTTGAAAGATTTTGAAAAGGCTAAGGGAATGATGAAATGGGTTGAGGGAAATGGGAGTAAATTGAGTATTATCTTGTACAATATATTGATTCATGGGCTTTGTAAGGGTGGAAGAGTTTGGGAGGCCGTTGAAATTAAGAATTCGTTGGGTTGTAAAGGGTTGAATGCTGATGTCATCACTTATTGTTCTTTGATTTTGGGGCTGTGTAAAGTGAGCGAATTTCAGCTTGGTCGAAGCTTAGTGGATGAGATGTTGGGGCTGGGTTTGGTTCCACGCGAGGCTGTAGTGTCGAGTGTTGTTGATGGATTGAGGAGAGGGGGTGATTGTGTAGCTGCATATAGATTGGTTGATATGGTAGAAAAAGTTGGAGTTATGCCGAATTTATTTGTTTATAATGCATTGCTTAATTCGTTGTGTAAAGATGGGAAGCTGGATGAAGCAGAGTCGCTTTTTGGTAGAATGGAGAATAAAGGGCTGTGCCCGAATAGTATAACTTATTCCATCATGATTGACTTTTTCTGCAAACGAGGGAAATTGGATGGTGCACTTAGTCTCTACAATAGAATGCTCGATAATGAGGTAGAACTAACCGTATACCCTTACAATTCTCTCATTAATGGCCATTGCAAGGCTGGAAAATGTAGTGCTGCAGAATCTATcttaaatgagatgattgataAAGGATTGAACCCAACTGTTGTAACATATACGTCATTGATAGATGGATACTGCAAGGAAAGAGAAGTGCACAAGGCCTTTAGGCTTTACCACGAGATGACAGGCAAAGGAATCTCACCTAATACTTTCACTTTCACTGCACTTATCTCTGGTTTTTGTCGTGCAAGCATGATGACAGAAGCAAGTAAATTGTTTGATGAGATGGTGAAAATGAATATAACTCCTAATGAGATCACTTATAATGTATTAATTGAAGGGCATTGTAAAGATGGGAACACCGCAAGGGCTTTTGAATTGCTTGATGAAATGGTGGAGAAGGGTCTTGTTCCTGACACATACACATACAGACCTCTGATAACTGGACTTTGTGCAAAAGGTCGAGTATCTGAAGCAAAAGAGTTTGTTGATGACCTTCAAAAACAAAGTCATTATCTGAATGAGATGTGTTTCTCTGCTCTTTTGCGTGGTTATTGCGAGGAAGGAAGACTAAAGGATGCATTAAACACTACAGATGAGATGGCGGAAAAGGGAATTAACATGGACCTTGTGTGCTATGGTGTACTTATTTATGGAACTCTAAAGCATCATGATATGAATTATTTAGTTAAGATTTTGAAGGAGATGCACAACCGAGGACTGAAGCCAGACGAAGTAATGTACACTAGCATGCTCGATGCGTATGGCAAATTTGGAGATCTTAAAAAGGCTTTTAGATGTTGGGATATAATGGTCAGTGAAGGATGCATCCCAAATATCGTGACGTACACTGTGATGATAAATAACTTGTGCAAGGCTGGATTAGTTGATAAAGCAGAGAGTTTTTACAAAGAAATGTTAGCTCAGGGATTGATACCTAACCAATTCACATATAGTTGTTTCCTCGATCATCTTGCAGGTGAAGGGTACATGGTAGAAGCTAAACAGCTTCATGATGCAATGCTTAAAGGATATCTTGCAAATACCGTGACATACAATATTATTATACGGGGTTTATGCAGATTGGACCAAATTCAGGAAGCAATCAATGTTTTGCTTGAAATGAAAAATAATGGTATTTCCCCAGATTGCATAAGTTACTCAACGATCATTTATGAATTTTGTAGGAGGGGTGATCTGTCAGGAGCAACAGGCCTATGGGAATCTATGTTGACTAATGGTCTGAAGCCTGATATGGTGGCTTATAACCTTTTGATTTATGGTTGCTGCATCGCTGGAGAAATGTCGAAAGCTTTTGAATTGCGTGATGAGATGATAAGAAGTGGTCTGAAGGTGTCTCATGCCACATATGCTTCTTTAGTCCCTGGAACCTGA